From Alphaproteobacteria bacterium, the proteins below share one genomic window:
- a CDS encoding N-acetylmuramoyl-L-alanine amidase, with amino-acid sequence MIEAPSNNHGPREAPVAHLVLHHTAQPLDVSLDLLRFGRVSAHYVVDVNGDIYRLVAEERVAWHAGLSWWGDARALNETSIGIEIVNMDGNVHDYPAGQRDAVIGLCRGILERHPGIAARNVVGHSDIAPGRKDDPGGRFFWRALSEAGIGLWPTPSPAAGMVDEAGLLAVLRRIGYPPPHRYGTRDGRFAYVDGDDDAGFSEIVDVSPADILVAFQRRFRPARIDGRADAECLALARALDAAQARA; translated from the coding sequence ATGATCGAAGCACCCTCGAACAACCATGGACCGCGTGAGGCGCCGGTCGCGCATCTCGTGCTGCATCACACCGCGCAGCCGCTCGACGTGTCGCTGGACCTGCTGCGCTTCGGCCGTGTCAGCGCCCACTACGTCGTCGACGTCAACGGCGACATCTATCGGCTCGTCGCCGAGGAGCGCGTCGCCTGGCACGCCGGCCTTTCTTGGTGGGGTGATGCGCGGGCACTGAACGAGACCTCGATCGGCATCGAGATCGTCAACATGGACGGCAACGTCCACGACTATCCCGCGGGGCAACGCGACGCGGTGATCGGCCTCTGTCGCGGCATCCTCGAGCGCCATCCCGGCATCGCCGCGCGCAACGTGGTCGGCCATTCCGACATCGCGCCCGGGCGCAAGGACGACCCGGGCGGCCGGTTCTTCTGGCGCGCGCTGTCGGAGGCGGGCATTGGCCTCTGGCCAACGCCGTCGCCGGCCGCGGGCATGGTTGACGAGGCTGGCCTGCTCGCCGTCCTGCGGCGCATCGGCTATCCGCCACCGCATCGCTATGGCACGCGCGACGGTCGCTTCGCCTATGTCGACGGCGACGACGACGCTGGCTTCAGTGAAATTGTCGATGTCAGCCCCGCCGACATCCTCGTCGCCTTCCAGCGGCGCTTCAGGCCGGCGCGGATCGATGGCCGCGCCGACGCCGAGTGCCTGGCGCTGGCGCGCGCGCTTGACGCGGCGCAGGCGCGGGCCTAG
- a CDS encoding TerB family tellurite resistance protein, with translation MSIWGKILGGTAGIVIGGPIGTLLGAGGRSLDSADAETEGPPEATQQIAFTIGVIALGAKLARVDGQVTRREIDAFRSFFHVPPEEVENVGRFFDVAQRDTYGFETYARQVAGLFPDDPHVLEQVLVGLCLIAGADGSASPPEVEYLRVVAAIFGMGEVRLRRAFAAAGVELRDDPWAILGVMPDADAEELKRAHRQLALEYHPDRLMARGLPAEAIQLANRKFAAINAAYDRARAALPGGSTDTQ, from the coding sequence ATGAGCATCTGGGGCAAGATTCTCGGCGGCACCGCCGGCATCGTGATTGGGGGACCGATCGGCACGCTTCTCGGGGCCGGCGGACGGAGTCTCGACTCTGCCGACGCTGAGACAGAGGGGCCGCCCGAGGCGACGCAGCAGATCGCCTTCACCATCGGTGTGATTGCGCTGGGCGCCAAGCTGGCGCGGGTCGACGGCCAGGTGACGCGGCGCGAGATCGACGCCTTCCGCTCGTTCTTCCACGTGCCGCCGGAGGAGGTCGAGAACGTCGGCCGCTTCTTCGACGTCGCCCAGCGCGACACGTACGGCTTCGAGACCTATGCGCGCCAGGTCGCCGGCCTGTTTCCCGACGATCCCCACGTGCTGGAGCAGGTTCTTGTCGGACTGTGCCTGATCGCCGGCGCCGATGGTTCGGCCTCGCCGCCCGAGGTCGAGTATCTGCGCGTCGTTGCGGCGATCTTCGGCATGGGGGAGGTGCGCCTGCGCCGCGCCTTCGCCGCCGCCGGCGTCGAGCTGCGCGACGATCCCTGGGCGATTCTCGGCGTCATGCCCGACGCCGACGCGGAGGAGCTCAAGCGCGCCCATCGCCAGCTGGCGCTCGAGTACCATCCCGACCGCCTGATGGCGCGCGGCCTGCCGGCGGAGGCGATCCAGCTCGCCAATCGCAAGTTCGCTGCGATCAACGCCGCCTACGACAGAGCTCGCGCTGCGCTGCCAGGCGGATCCACCGACACGCAATGA
- a CDS encoding acyltransferase, whose amino-acid sequence MTYLPALDGLRALAALWVVAFHATAFTGVAPPVIRHGYLGVDLFFVLSGFVLAHVYAPVFARDGMPFYARYLYRRVARLWPVWLAVLALFALKAEIGSWSGLGGGGLRLADDPGLWSLYALLMQSWGWADPERINPPGWSLSYEWAASLLLPLALAAAVRLRSPLICLALVLLSVAAHTLYTHLNGLPSLHTAAAHGGARVAAEFLAGVLMWRCWHQTDCAPASAGLLAGLCALLAIAAMAAFGPALWLDHLLIVLAAGVIGGVAAGRGRLAVLLSSRALRMVGAASYALYVVHWLVFESLWWAFDRLGLVVGTAAGWLFFGAMITLSLVAAFALHIVIERPARSTLRRLAEAEPAR is encoded by the coding sequence ATGACCTATCTGCCGGCGCTCGACGGGCTGCGGGCGCTGGCGGCGCTGTGGGTCGTGGCCTTCCACGCCACCGCCTTCACGGGCGTCGCGCCGCCGGTGATCCGTCACGGCTATCTCGGCGTCGACCTGTTCTTCGTCCTTTCCGGCTTCGTGCTGGCGCATGTCTATGCCCCGGTCTTCGCCCGCGACGGCATGCCCTTCTATGCGCGCTATCTGTACCGGCGCGTGGCGCGGCTTTGGCCGGTCTGGCTGGCCGTGCTGGCGCTGTTCGCGCTCAAGGCCGAGATCGGAAGCTGGAGCGGACTGGGCGGCGGCGGCCTGCGCCTTGCCGACGATCCGGGTCTGTGGTCGCTCTACGCGCTGCTGATGCAGAGCTGGGGCTGGGCCGATCCCGAGCGCATCAATCCGCCGGGCTGGAGCCTCAGCTACGAGTGGGCGGCCTCGCTGCTGCTGCCGCTGGCGCTCGCTGCCGCGGTGCGGCTGCGTTCGCCGCTCATCTGCCTGGCGTTGGTGCTGCTGAGCGTGGCGGCACACACGCTATACACGCACCTCAACGGCCTGCCGTCGCTGCATACCGCGGCGGCCCATGGCGGCGCGCGCGTCGCGGCGGAGTTCCTCGCCGGGGTCCTCATGTGGCGCTGCTGGCATCAGACCGACTGCGCGCCGGCGTCCGCGGGGCTGCTCGCCGGCCTGTGCGCGTTGCTGGCGATCGCGGCGATGGCTGCCTTCGGCCCGGCTCTGTGGCTCGATCATCTCCTGATCGTGCTGGCCGCCGGTGTGATCGGCGGCGTGGCCGCGGGCCGGGGCAGGCTGGCCGTCCTGCTGTCAAGTCGGGCGCTACGGATGGTCGGTGCGGCGTCCTATGCGCTCTACGTTGTGCACTGGCTGGTCTTCGAAAGCCTGTGGTGGGCCTTCGACCGGCTCGGGCTGGTCGTCGGAACGGCAGCGGGCTGGCTGTTCTTCGGCGCTATGATCACGCTGTCGCTGGTCGCCGCCTTCGCCCTGCATATCGTGATCGAGCGGCCCGCGCGCAGCACGCTGCGCCGTCTCGCCGAGGCCGAGCCGGCGCGCTAG